One window from the genome of Salisaeta longa DSM 21114 encodes:
- a CDS encoding carboxypeptidase-like regulatory domain-containing protein, translating to MGKPLGRWIGWMLWTWAVLGMTAQAQPTVLTGRVLDAGTGAPLQDAHVFLGRSLEGTATDAKGRFTIVIKKPRAIRLMASMVGYKPQERAFLLQTRDTTYQFTFRLQRTVIPMAPVEVRAARDDDWWDHLGTFQRLFLGTSHYAERCYLVNPEALTFDTRWWGRFRVAASGPLVIENRALGYRLVYALKAFERSGDVVRWDGAPTFYPLTPASPAEARRWRAARRRAYYGSVRHLMRSLMAGTSREEGFVLEWAPRAGVTPRHRRPRYVPVDPTTLLTPLGDSTYALDFSGRLKVVYRREAESDAYLDWAGLWHTRGARSVQTSHIVLNEDRVHVDRFGDIVEPYGATVYGYFAFERIAELLPVEYRPPGTGLRSRTSADAAVSNDP from the coding sequence ATGGGGAAACCACTGGGGCGATGGATCGGATGGATGCTATGGACATGGGCCGTGCTGGGCATGACGGCACAGGCCCAGCCTACCGTCCTCACCGGGCGCGTGCTGGATGCGGGCACTGGCGCACCGCTGCAGGACGCGCACGTCTTTTTGGGCCGCTCGCTGGAAGGCACCGCCACCGACGCTAAGGGGCGCTTTACGATCGTCATCAAAAAACCGCGGGCCATCCGGCTGATGGCTTCGATGGTTGGTTATAAGCCCCAGGAACGCGCCTTTTTGCTGCAGACCCGCGACACGACGTATCAGTTTACGTTTCGGCTGCAACGCACGGTCATTCCTATGGCACCGGTGGAAGTGCGCGCGGCCCGCGATGACGACTGGTGGGATCATCTGGGGACGTTCCAGCGGCTGTTCCTTGGCACCTCGCATTACGCGGAGCGCTGCTACCTGGTCAACCCCGAAGCCCTCACCTTCGATACGCGATGGTGGGGGCGGTTTCGGGTAGCGGCCAGCGGGCCCCTCGTAATTGAGAACCGGGCCCTGGGCTACCGGTTGGTGTATGCGCTGAAGGCGTTTGAGCGCAGCGGCGATGTGGTGCGCTGGGACGGCGCGCCCACGTTCTATCCGCTCACGCCAGCTTCTCCGGCAGAGGCGCGGCGCTGGCGGGCGGCGCGCCGGCGGGCGTACTACGGCTCCGTGCGCCACCTGATGCGCAGCCTCATGGCCGGTACAAGCCGTGAAGAAGGGTTCGTATTGGAGTGGGCACCGCGGGCGGGCGTCACCCCGCGTCACCGCCGGCCGCGCTACGTTCCGGTAGATCCCACGACGCTCCTCACCCCGCTGGGCGACTCGACCTATGCGCTTGACTTCAGCGGGCGGCTGAAGGTGGTGTACCGGCGCGAAGCCGAGAGCGACGCCTATCTCGACTGGGCCGGGCTTTGGCACACCCGCGGCGCGCGCTCCGTCCAAACCTCGCACATCGTCCTGAACGAAGACCGCGTGCACGTCGACCGCTTTGGCGACATCGTCGAACCCTACGGCGCCACCGTCTACGGCTATTTTGCCTTCGAGCGCATCGCCGAACTCCTCCCCGTCGAATACCGACCGCCGGGCACCGGCCTGCGGAGCAGAACTTCCGCGGATGCTGCGGTTTCCAATGACCCATGA
- a CDS encoding 6-pyruvoyl trahydropterin synthase family protein: MYEVHVERSFVAQHYLTVPNCGPENEWHSHTFKVCLDIASPSLNTHQYVVDIDDVNRALDAIEARYRDVTLNDLPEFEGKNPSVEWFARCVHAQALDVIEAPPEDATLTVRIWEDDTAWAAYTAPMHDD; this comes from the coding sequence ATGTACGAAGTTCACGTAGAGCGTTCTTTCGTCGCCCAGCACTACCTCACCGTCCCCAATTGCGGTCCAGAAAATGAGTGGCATTCGCACACGTTTAAGGTCTGTCTTGATATTGCCTCTCCGTCCCTGAATACGCACCAATATGTCGTTGACATCGACGACGTGAATCGTGCACTGGACGCCATCGAGGCGCGCTATCGCGACGTGACGCTCAACGATCTGCCGGAATTTGAGGGAAAAAATCCGAGTGTGGAATGGTTCGCGCGCTGCGTGCATGCGCAGGCGCTGGATGTGATCGAGGCGCCGCCAGAGGACGCGACGCTCACGGTGCGCATTTGGGAAGACGACACCGCCTGGGCTGCGTACACGGCCCCGATGCACGATGACTGA
- a CDS encoding phosphoribosylaminoimidazolesuccinocarboxamide synthase, which produces MDTALIRQQLDRTIRSTRLDALGERYEGKVRDTYRRDDELVLVTTDRISAFDHVLRQTIPFKGQVLNQIAAHFFAATEDLVPNHVRSVPDPNVTVATACTPIPIEFVVRGYLAGHAWRVYRDGGRTLCGQSLPDGLQEASKLPEPVLTPATKAAEGHDEDISREAAIARGLIDAETFDQLESYALALFASGSAMAEAQGLLLVDTKYEFGRTPDGTLVVIDEVHTPDSSRYYYADTYDERLAADAPQRQLSKEFVREWLMNHGFQGKAGQTLPDLPDDFRVTVAERYIELYEALTGQAFTPDTHPDPEARIRAALTQQA; this is translated from the coding sequence ATGGACACCGCGCTGATTCGCCAGCAACTGGACCGCACGATACGCTCCACCCGCCTCGACGCCCTCGGCGAGCGCTACGAAGGCAAGGTGCGCGACACCTATCGCCGCGACGACGAGCTCGTTTTGGTGACGACCGATCGGATCTCTGCGTTCGACCATGTACTGCGGCAAACGATTCCCTTCAAGGGCCAGGTGCTGAACCAGATCGCCGCGCACTTCTTCGCGGCCACCGAAGACCTCGTGCCCAACCACGTCCGCTCGGTGCCCGATCCGAACGTGACCGTCGCCACGGCCTGCACGCCTATCCCCATTGAGTTTGTGGTGCGCGGCTACCTGGCCGGGCATGCCTGGCGCGTGTACCGCGACGGCGGGCGCACGCTTTGTGGCCAATCGCTGCCCGACGGCCTGCAAGAGGCCAGCAAGCTCCCCGAGCCCGTCCTGACCCCCGCCACCAAAGCGGCCGAGGGCCATGACGAGGACATTTCGCGGGAGGCGGCCATCGCGCGGGGCCTCATTGATGCCGAGACGTTTGACCAGCTGGAATCGTATGCGCTTGCGCTCTTTGCCAGTGGCTCGGCCATGGCCGAAGCGCAGGGGCTGCTCCTCGTTGACACGAAGTACGAGTTTGGCCGCACGCCCGATGGCACGCTGGTCGTCATCGACGAAGTGCACACGCCCGACTCCTCGCGCTACTACTACGCCGACACCTACGACGAACGCCTCGCTGCCGATGCCCCGCAGCGCCAGCTCTCAAAAGAGTTTGTGCGCGAATGGCTGATGAATCACGGGTTTCAGGGCAAAGCCGGGCAGACGCTCCCCGACCTGCCCGACGACTTCCGCGTGACGGTCGCCGAGCGCTACATCGAACTGTACGAAGCGCTCACCGGTCAGGCGTTCACGCCCGATACGCACCCCGATCCCGAAGCGCGCATCCGCGCGGCTCTCACCCAGCAGGCGTAG
- the hisA gene encoding 1-(5-phosphoribosyl)-5-[(5-phosphoribosylamino)methylideneamino]imidazole-4-carboxamide isomerase codes for MTTLVIPAIDLRGGRCVRLHQGSYEQETVYFDDPVKMAKLWRVQNARTLHIVDLDAARGGSEDRADNRAVIRKMCDALDIPVQLGGGIRSLDDIEAALEMGVYRVIIGTAAVRDPDMVEEAVARFGCRRIVVGIDARDGEARVQGWTEGSGVDAVDLALDMERRGVRRIVYTDISRDGTLEGPNIDAYRVMGKHLTDMRITASGGVGAYKDLLAIQTLTPYGVDSVITGTALYENRFPCQQFWSWNDKDAVDLDTFSTAPLRDDALKPC; via the coding sequence ATGACGACTCTCGTAATTCCCGCCATCGACCTGCGGGGCGGACGCTGTGTTCGCCTGCACCAGGGATCCTACGAACAGGAAACCGTTTACTTCGACGATCCCGTGAAGATGGCCAAGCTGTGGCGGGTGCAAAACGCGCGCACCTTGCACATTGTGGATCTCGACGCGGCGCGCGGCGGATCGGAGGATCGCGCAGACAACCGCGCCGTCATTCGCAAGATGTGCGATGCGCTGGACATTCCGGTGCAGCTTGGCGGCGGCATCCGGTCGCTGGATGATATCGAGGCCGCGCTGGAGATGGGCGTCTACCGCGTCATCATTGGCACGGCCGCCGTTCGAGATCCGGACATGGTGGAAGAGGCCGTAGCACGCTTTGGCTGCCGCCGCATTGTGGTGGGCATCGACGCGCGCGACGGCGAAGCGCGCGTGCAAGGCTGGACGGAAGGATCGGGCGTCGACGCCGTCGATCTGGCCCTCGACATGGAACGCCGCGGGGTACGCCGCATCGTGTACACCGACATCAGCCGCGACGGAACGCTGGAAGGGCCCAATATCGACGCGTACCGCGTCATGGGCAAGCACCTCACCGACATGCGCATCACGGCATCGGGCGGCGTGGGCGCGTACAAAGACCTGCTGGCGATCCAAACGCTTACGCCGTACGGCGTCGATTCGGTCATTACCGGAACGGCCCTGTACGAGAACCGCTTTCCATGCCAGCAATTCTGGAGCTGGAACGACAAAGACGCGGTAGACCTCGATACGTTTTCGACGGCACCGCTGCGCGACGATGCCTTGAAGCCCTGCTGA
- the hisF gene encoding imidazole glycerol phosphate synthase subunit HisF produces MLAKRIIPCLDVDNGRVVKGINFVELRDAGDPVEQARTYDHAGADELVFLDITATHEERDIMHDVVRRTADQVFIPLTVGGGLRTVDDMRAMLHAGADKVAINSAAVHDPTLITRGAEAFGAQCIVVAIDAKRVSDDPLRWEVFVHGGRKATGRDAIAWAKEAETRGAGELLITSMDRDGTKSGYDTALLRAITERVRIPVIASGGAGSLQHLQEGLEDGGASAVLAASIFHFQEFTVEEAKEHLRAAGVAVRPATPEWTETFAQHA; encoded by the coding sequence ATGTTAGCAAAACGCATCATTCCGTGCCTCGACGTCGACAACGGCCGCGTGGTGAAGGGCATCAACTTTGTCGAGCTGCGTGACGCAGGCGACCCGGTGGAGCAGGCCCGCACGTACGACCACGCGGGCGCCGACGAGTTGGTGTTTTTGGACATCACGGCCACGCACGAGGAGCGCGACATCATGCACGATGTGGTGCGGCGGACGGCCGATCAGGTGTTCATTCCGCTTACGGTGGGCGGCGGGCTACGGACCGTAGACGATATGCGCGCCATGTTGCACGCGGGCGCCGACAAGGTCGCCATCAACTCGGCGGCCGTCCACGACCCTACCCTGATTACCCGCGGCGCGGAGGCCTTTGGCGCACAGTGCATCGTGGTCGCCATTGATGCAAAGCGCGTAAGCGACGACCCGCTGCGGTGGGAAGTGTTCGTCCACGGCGGCCGCAAAGCCACGGGCCGCGATGCTATTGCGTGGGCCAAAGAAGCCGAAACCCGCGGGGCCGGCGAGCTCTTGATCACCTCCATGGATCGTGACGGCACCAAAAGCGGATACGACACCGCGTTGCTTCGGGCCATCACCGAGCGCGTGCGCATTCCGGTCATTGCCTCCGGCGGTGCGGGTTCGCTGCAGCACCTGCAAGAGGGCCTGGAAGACGGCGGAGCCAGCGCCGTGCTTGCCGCCTCCATCTTTCACTTCCAGGAGTTTACCGTTGAGGAGGCCAAGGAGCACCTTCGCGCGGCCGGTGTCGCCGTGCGTCCCGCAACCCCCGAATGGACCGAGACCTTCGCCCAGCATGCCTAA
- the thiD gene encoding bifunctional hydroxymethylpyrimidine kinase/phosphomethylpyrimidine kinase, which translates to MFYPLLVNAHYPTLSRGLMADRLAVQALGGDAATVCTSHIVASDGVVTDVLHVPSDTVHAQIEHAFQVRTPTAAKVGILGDAHAVEAVFEMLEAHLAGPLVFDVTLSGPSGEDIIDQRGIDAIGAHIGAADVVSIGRTDAELLAGMKIPSLDDAQVAAQRIAKEGAPRVLLRCGKLPTHYFEDDGDAPNYAVDLFYDGDEFAVFEAPYLDGIDTLHGAASGLLASLLSHYVADGDWLEALQKAKGQITEALRAAQQCDNDQRMHYLFSALQQHAAPAVNP; encoded by the coding sequence ATGTTTTACCCTCTGCTCGTCAATGCCCATTACCCCACGCTGTCGCGGGGCCTCATGGCCGACCGTCTGGCCGTGCAAGCACTCGGCGGCGACGCAGCGACCGTGTGCACCAGTCACATCGTGGCCAGCGACGGGGTTGTCACGGATGTGCTGCATGTACCCAGCGACACCGTGCATGCGCAAATCGAACACGCCTTTCAGGTGCGCACGCCCACGGCCGCCAAGGTTGGCATTTTGGGCGATGCGCACGCGGTGGAGGCCGTCTTTGAAATGCTTGAGGCCCACCTCGCCGGTCCGCTGGTGTTTGACGTGACGCTCAGCGGACCGAGCGGTGAAGATATCATCGACCAGCGCGGCATTGACGCCATCGGCGCCCACATTGGCGCGGCCGACGTCGTATCCATTGGCCGGACCGACGCCGAGCTGCTGGCCGGCATGAAGATTCCGAGCCTCGATGATGCCCAGGTGGCGGCCCAGCGCATTGCCAAGGAAGGCGCACCGCGGGTGCTCCTGCGCTGCGGCAAACTCCCCACGCACTATTTTGAGGACGATGGCGACGCGCCCAACTACGCGGTGGATCTGTTCTATGATGGCGACGAGTTTGCGGTCTTTGAGGCACCGTACCTCGACGGTATCGACACGCTGCACGGCGCCGCAAGCGGACTGCTTGCCAGCCTGCTGAGCCACTACGTAGCAGACGGCGACTGGCTGGAGGCGCTCCAAAAAGCCAAGGGACAAATCACCGAAGCGCTCCGGGCCGCGCAGCAATGTGACAATGACCAACGTATGCATTATCTTTTTTCTGCGTTGCAGCAACACGCCGCGCCAGCCGTAAACCCCTAA
- the ribA gene encoding GTP cyclohydrolase II: MSVTHTVRRLTHTRIPTVDGTFALSLYENSRDDKDHLALVHGDVRGADDVLVRVHSECFTGDVLGSLRCDCGEQLNRSMQMIAEAGRGVLLYLRQEGRGIGLLSKLRAYDLQDEGYDTVEANLMLGHGADERDYTIGALMLEDLGVASVRLLTNNPEKIESLERHGVTVTERVPLTPHLNEHNTDYLQTKANRMRHMLDLGPMPRGRHANRAGAGSASLRERARAYFKRNGLPFVTLTYAQALDGSIAASTEEPLAISGAAALTMTHELRALHDAILVGIGTVLTDDPQLTVRRTEGPNPRPVILDTSLRTPLDAQLLQGDGPAPLIATDRSADPARAEALEDAGATVLRLDCDAQGVCLDALLDALADEGLQSLMVEGGREIITSFLSQQHVNHLVLTIAPRFVGGVPAVAPLDVSGDGYAAATQRLPALENIHYQWYGTDLVLHGDPTWEA; this comes from the coding sequence ATGAGCGTGACGCACACCGTCCGGCGTCTCACCCACACCCGCATCCCCACCGTTGATGGAACGTTTGCCCTTTCCCTGTACGAGAACAGCCGCGATGATAAAGACCACCTAGCCCTCGTGCATGGCGATGTGCGCGGCGCCGATGATGTGCTGGTGCGGGTGCATTCGGAATGTTTTACGGGCGACGTGCTGGGGTCGCTGCGCTGCGACTGCGGCGAACAACTCAACCGCTCCATGCAAATGATTGCGGAGGCCGGGCGCGGCGTGCTGCTGTATTTGCGGCAGGAAGGCCGTGGCATTGGGCTGCTCAGCAAGCTGCGGGCCTACGACCTGCAGGATGAAGGATACGACACGGTAGAAGCCAACCTGATGCTGGGGCACGGGGCCGACGAGCGCGACTACACGATCGGTGCCCTGATGCTTGAAGACCTTGGCGTTGCATCGGTGCGGCTGCTGACCAACAACCCCGAAAAGATTGAGAGCCTGGAGCGCCACGGCGTAACCGTCACCGAGCGCGTGCCCCTTACGCCGCACCTCAACGAACACAACACCGACTACCTCCAAACCAAAGCCAACCGCATGCGGCACATGCTCGACCTGGGGCCGATGCCGCGCGGGCGCCACGCAAACCGCGCGGGCGCTGGATCTGCTTCCCTGCGCGAGCGCGCCCGCGCTTATTTTAAACGCAACGGTCTGCCGTTCGTAACCCTCACCTACGCGCAAGCCCTCGACGGGTCGATTGCCGCAAGCACCGAGGAACCGCTTGCCATCAGCGGGGCGGCGGCACTCACCATGACGCACGAGCTGCGCGCGCTGCACGATGCGATTCTTGTAGGCATCGGCACGGTGCTCACCGACGACCCGCAGCTTACCGTGCGCCGTACTGAGGGCCCCAACCCGCGGCCCGTCATCCTCGATACGTCGTTGCGCACGCCCCTCGATGCACAACTGTTGCAGGGCGACGGCCCCGCGCCGCTCATTGCCACCGACCGCTCGGCCGATCCGGCGCGCGCCGAAGCCCTCGAAGATGCCGGTGCTACCGTCCTCCGCCTCGACTGCGACGCGCAGGGCGTATGCCTCGATGCGCTCCTCGATGCCCTGGCTGACGAAGGATTGCAAAGCCTGATGGTGGAAGGCGGCCGCGAGATTATCACCAGCTTCCTTTCGCAGCAGCACGTCAATCACCTCGTCCTCACCATCGCGCCCCGCTTTGTGGGCGGCGTGCCGGCCGTGGCACCGCTCGATGTCTCGGGCGATGGCTACGCGGCGGCCACGCAACGGCTGCCCGCTCTGGAAAACATCCACTATCAATGGTACGGCACCGACCTCGTACTGCATGGGGATCCGACGTGGGAGGCGTAG
- a CDS encoding zinc-dependent alcohol dehydrogenase, with protein MAPREVEVRTEPLPPPEDEAVQVSVQRSAISAGTERLVYEGAVASDTTADTTLDALAEDMSYPFLYGYATVGRVIACGAAVDDAQWRGRRVFAFQPHASHYNAAPDTLIPMPDAIADETALYLPNLETATSLVMDAAPRIGERIAVFGAGIVGLLTTHLLADFPLAGLVAVEPSASRRHMAQALGADAAVAPGDTPEETADRVAAALGAEADGAIEVSGQPAVFSQAVRSVGYGGRVIVGSWYGTKRAPLQLDTHFHRNSVKIVSSQVSTIAPVLRGRWTKARRLDFVKKQLRQASFADIFYTRTVPIDQASNVFDEYMYDSKYIQLFLSY; from the coding sequence GTGGCGCCCCGGGAGGTGGAGGTGCGTACCGAGCCGTTGCCGCCTCCGGAGGATGAGGCGGTGCAGGTAAGCGTGCAGCGATCGGCCATTAGCGCGGGCACCGAACGGCTGGTGTACGAAGGCGCCGTGGCGTCGGATACGACCGCCGACACCACGCTCGATGCCCTGGCCGAAGACATGTCGTATCCGTTTTTGTACGGATACGCCACCGTGGGCCGCGTAATTGCCTGCGGGGCTGCCGTCGACGATGCGCAGTGGCGCGGGCGCCGCGTGTTTGCCTTCCAACCACACGCTAGCCACTACAACGCTGCGCCGGACACCCTCATTCCGATGCCCGACGCCATTGCCGACGAAACGGCGCTTTACCTTCCCAACCTGGAAACCGCCACGTCGCTGGTGATGGATGCCGCGCCGCGGATTGGCGAGCGCATCGCCGTCTTTGGCGCAGGCATCGTTGGTTTGCTCACCACGCACCTGCTGGCCGATTTTCCACTCGCGGGCCTCGTGGCGGTCGAGCCGTCTGCGTCTCGTCGTCACATGGCGCAGGCGCTGGGGGCCGACGCGGCGGTTGCGCCGGGCGACACGCCGGAGGAAACGGCAGATCGCGTAGCGGCGGCACTTGGCGCCGAAGCGGACGGGGCGATTGAGGTGTCGGGTCAGCCGGCCGTGTTCTCGCAGGCCGTGCGGAGCGTCGGCTATGGCGGCCGCGTGATTGTGGGGTCGTGGTACGGAACCAAGCGGGCGCCGCTGCAGCTCGACACACACTTCCACCGAAATTCCGTGAAGATAGTGTCAAGCCAGGTGAGCACCATTGCCCCGGTGCTGCGCGGGCGATGGACGAAGGCACGACGCCTTGATTTTGTGAAGAAACAGTTGCGACAGGCGTCATTTGCCGACATTTTTTATACCCGCACGGTTCCAATTGATCAAGCATCTAATGTGTTTGATGAGTATATGTATGACAGTAAATACATACAGCTATTTCTTTCCTATTAG
- a CDS encoding LacI family DNA-binding transcriptional regulator, producing the protein MPSQKRDSEKATIYDVAERAGVAISTVSRVVNDSSDVSEATRERVRRVIEELNFRPSRTAKTLAQSVANTIAVAVPTFTTPFHNELLKGVRAALGNSEIDLLLCDLAWAAPKTSLGNFLDRAGAMDGLLLAGLKANQEVVDNFLNPLGAPTVLVGSRWDGFDSFYWDDEPGARLAVEHLIELGHTRIGMITTPHENRLRNARERGYRQALEAAGITFDPSLIASGKTRKHDGFSEEAGYEAMQQLLAMDEPVTGIFASSDVQAIGAWQAIREAGKEVPDDFSLVGYDDIKMSRFIGLTSIAQNMHDVGEEATSILLERTANKGPDIISKLIAPELRARKSTRPHP; encoded by the coding sequence ATGCCATCCCAGAAGCGGGACTCTGAAAAAGCCACGATCTACGACGTTGCCGAGCGTGCCGGCGTCGCCATATCGACGGTATCGCGCGTGGTCAACGATTCGAGCGACGTATCCGAGGCCACGCGTGAGCGCGTGCGGCGGGTTATCGAGGAGCTCAACTTTCGGCCGAGCCGTACGGCCAAAACGCTCGCGCAGAGCGTGGCGAACACCATCGCGGTGGCCGTGCCCACGTTTACGACGCCGTTCCACAACGAGCTGCTGAAGGGGGTGCGGGCGGCACTTGGCAACTCGGAAATTGATCTGCTCTTGTGCGACCTGGCGTGGGCCGCGCCCAAAACATCCCTGGGCAACTTTCTCGACCGCGCCGGCGCCATGGACGGCCTGTTGCTCGCGGGCCTCAAGGCGAACCAGGAGGTCGTAGACAACTTCCTGAATCCGCTGGGGGCGCCAACGGTGCTGGTTGGCTCGCGGTGGGACGGCTTCGACTCGTTCTACTGGGACGACGAGCCCGGCGCGCGCCTGGCCGTGGAGCATCTGATTGAGCTGGGTCACACCCGCATCGGCATGATCACCACGCCGCACGAAAACCGGCTGCGCAACGCGCGCGAACGCGGCTACCGCCAAGCGTTGGAGGCTGCCGGCATCACCTTCGATCCGTCGCTTATTGCAAGCGGCAAGACGCGGAAGCATGACGGGTTCAGCGAAGAAGCGGGCTACGAGGCGATGCAGCAACTGCTGGCCATGGACGAGCCCGTGACGGGCATTTTTGCCAGCAGCGACGTGCAGGCCATTGGCGCGTGGCAGGCCATCCGGGAGGCCGGCAAGGAAGTGCCCGATGACTTTTCGCTCGTGGGCTACGACGACATCAAGATGAGCCGCTTCATCGGCCTTACGAGCATTGCCCAGAACATGCACGACGTGGGCGAAGAAGCAACGTCTATCCTCTTGGAGCGCACCGCCAACAAGGGCCCCGACATCATCTCGAAGCTGATTGCGCCCGAGCTGCGGGCGCGGAAGTCGACGCGCCCGCATCCATAG
- a CDS encoding AMP-binding protein, with protein sequence MSETASSHDSFPFGQAIAWTPAPEVIADTNLQRFMDRHGIDTYDALMARSTDDVAWFWASVLDDLGIEFYTDYEQILDNTRGPQHPRWCVGGEMNIVHNLLDKWQGTPVEHREALRWEGEDGATVTLTYGELHDRVCQCANALRAQGLGAGDRIGLFMPMTPEIVIAFLAIVKIGGVLLPLFSGYGPGAVITRLKGGGAKALFTADGFARRSKPIHLKEVADEALAECPSVEHVIVHRHLGRSDTPMTAGRDVWWDDFMAGHAGPAETARTGADAPLMIIYTSGTTGAPKGAVHTHCGFPIKGAQDMYHSMDLKPGETMYWMSDMGWMMGPWLVFGTLTIGATMVLYDGAPDHPGPDRLWRLVEDHDVTHLGVSPTLIRALKTHGTEPLAGHDLSGLRAVGSTGSPWDPEAWQWCFQHVLNGEKPILNYSGGTEISGGILCGNFFKPLKPGAFSGPVPGMDADVVNAEGQPVREEVGELVIRKPWIGMTRSFWQDDERYLDSYWRRFDDTWVHGDFAAIDADGLWYILGRSDDTINVAGKRLGPAEVEALVNAHDAVAESAAVGVPHEVKGQEVVVFVVLKPGHEASEALREELEQAVIDELGKPLKPGALLFTDALPKTRNAKVMRRLIRAAYLGEDLGDTSSLEDPRTVTAIQEAS encoded by the coding sequence ATGTCTGAAACCGCTTCCAGCCACGACAGCTTTCCGTTTGGTCAAGCCATTGCCTGGACGCCCGCCCCGGAGGTCATCGCCGACACCAACCTCCAACGCTTCATGGATCGGCACGGCATCGACACGTACGATGCCTTAATGGCGCGCTCTACCGACGATGTGGCCTGGTTTTGGGCATCGGTGCTGGACGACCTTGGCATCGAGTTTTACACCGACTACGAACAGATACTGGACAACACCCGTGGGCCGCAACACCCGCGGTGGTGCGTGGGCGGCGAGATGAACATCGTGCACAACTTGCTGGACAAGTGGCAAGGTACGCCGGTGGAGCACCGGGAAGCGCTGCGGTGGGAAGGAGAAGACGGAGCGACGGTGACGCTCACCTACGGCGAGCTGCACGACCGCGTGTGCCAGTGCGCCAACGCGCTGCGCGCGCAGGGGCTGGGCGCGGGCGATCGCATCGGGCTGTTTATGCCCATGACGCCCGAAATCGTCATCGCCTTCCTGGCCATCGTCAAGATTGGCGGCGTGCTGCTGCCGCTCTTTAGCGGCTACGGCCCCGGCGCCGTCATCACCCGGCTGAAGGGCGGCGGCGCCAAGGCGCTGTTTACGGCCGATGGCTTTGCGCGCCGCTCGAAGCCCATCCACCTGAAGGAAGTGGCCGACGAGGCGCTTGCCGAGTGCCCCAGCGTGGAGCACGTGATTGTGCACCGGCACCTGGGTCGTAGCGACACGCCCATGACCGCAGGCCGCGATGTTTGGTGGGACGACTTCATGGCCGGGCACGCGGGTCCGGCCGAGACGGCGCGCACCGGCGCCGACGCCCCCCTCATGATCATCTACACGAGCGGCACCACCGGCGCGCCGAAAGGCGCTGTGCATACGCACTGTGGGTTTCCCATCAAAGGCGCGCAGGACATGTACCACAGCATGGACCTGAAGCCGGGCGAGACGATGTACTGGATGAGCGACATGGGCTGGATGATGGGGCCGTGGCTCGTCTTTGGCACCCTCACCATTGGCGCTACGATGGTGCTGTACGACGGCGCGCCGGATCACCCCGGCCCCGACCGCCTCTGGCGGCTGGTGGAAGATCATGACGTAACGCACCTGGGCGTGTCGCCTACGCTCATCCGCGCCCTCAAAACGCACGGTACGGAGCCCCTCGCGGGCCACGACCTGTCGGGCCTGCGCGCGGTAGGCTCTACCGGCAGTCCGTGGGACCCCGAGGCATGGCAGTGGTGCTTTCAGCACGTGCTGAACGGTGAAAAGCCGATCCTGAACTACTCCGGCGGCACGGAAATCAGCGGCGGCATTTTGTGTGGCAACTTTTTCAAGCCGCTGAAGCCCGGCGCCTTCTCGGGGCCGGTGCCCGGCATGGATGCCGACGTGGTGAATGCCGAGGGCCAGCCGGTGCGCGAGGAAGTCGGCGAGCTGGTGATCCGCAAACCCTGGATTGGCATGACGCGCAGCTTTTGGCAAGACGACGAGCGCTACCTCGACAGTTACTGGCGGCGCTTCGACGACACGTGGGTGCATGGAGACTTCGCGGCCATCGATGCGGACGGCCTCTGGTACATCCTGGGCCGTTCCGACGACACCATCAACGTAGCCGGCAAGCGGCTGGGCCCGGCAGAGGTCGAGGCGCTTGTGAATGCGCACGATGCCGTAGCGGAAAGCGCAGCCGTAGGCGTGCCGCACGAGGTGAAAGGACAGGAAGTGGTGGTGTTCGTGGTCCTCAAACCCGGCCATGAGGCCTCTGAGGCGCTGCGCGAGGAACTGGAGCAGGCCGTCATCGACGAACTGGGCAAACCCCTCAAACCCGGCGCCCTCTTGTTTACCGACGCCCTTCCCAAAACCCGCAACGCCAAGGTGATGCGCCGCCTGATCCGCGCTGCGTACCTCGGCGAAGACCTCGGCGACACCTCAAGCCTCGAAGATCCGCGCACCGTCACGGCCATCCAAGAGGCGTCGTAG